A part of Paenibacillus sp. IHBB 10380 genomic DNA contains:
- a CDS encoding YxeA family protein: MKKVILVVFLVVVLGAFIFMQNVNLNRIGTDNYYVQIKGMGEKIESKSDSGEKFVTYEYTLPAFNEDGIEQTFTFTSNKQLREEAYLNLFVKDDKKVKSYKEVKIEDISNKAKEKLK, translated from the coding sequence ATGAAAAAGGTAATCCTAGTTGTATTTCTTGTAGTGGTGCTTGGCGCTTTCATTTTTATGCAAAATGTGAATCTAAACAGAATAGGTACAGACAATTATTATGTTCAAATTAAAGGGATGGGTGAGAAGATAGAAAGCAAATCAGATAGTGGTGAGAAATTCGTAACTTATGAATACACCTTACCTGCCTTTAATGAAGATGGAATAGAACAAACATTTACTTTTACAAGTAACAAGCAACTTCGTGAGGAAGCTTATTTAAATTTATTTGTGAAAGACGATAAAAAAGTCAAGTCCTATAAAGAAGTGAAAATAGAAGACATTTCTAACAAAGCTAAGGAAAAATTAAAGTGA
- a CDS encoding FtsX-like permease family protein: MTLFSIARKTIRQNFSNYFLYFASMIFSIVIYFVFVSLKYDQTIQATSDTSPKINSVFSGAAVVLIIFVAVFIWYSNSFFTRKRKKEVGLYSLLGVRKKQIGRMLFYENFIMGCLALIVGILLGSVLSKFFVVILMKIMGYDAIANFTISLEAIMNTIIVFTIITLITSFQGYRLIYRFKLIELFHADKEGDQEPKTSFIIALLSIILIGIGYWLALQNALDSEIWRTMGFMVTPLVILITVILGTYLLFSSLTVYLLKVSRKNKKKYWNGINLIGTSQLLFRIKGNARTLTIIAVLSATTLTAVGTAYSLYYNNRSNVEMADPSSIMFIAGDNNVANKVNDMISNSKNHDMIYHEAISTLQIEADVTNLDSKFYIDEMIYTVVSNRDFNKIAKVQGRNDVLSLKANEAAVLDAAYTKGMSPEYVGSTISVKVNDRDENITFKNLKKYNILNHYTAGTAIVVSDELFSGLEKEIKRENMDLYKITNEDDAEQLTKDIRAIMPDKARLSSFYADYAAGLESTGLMIFMGGFLGLVFLTATGSIIYFKQLTEANSDKERYEILHKIGVNKKEVRLAIAKQMLFIFGLPLLAGIAHCAVALTALSRLLQISLVIPVMICMGVYTCIYIVYYFVTVNAYYKTVTKTK, from the coding sequence ATGACGTTATTTAGCATTGCTAGAAAAACGATCCGGCAAAATTTCAGTAACTATTTTCTATACTTTGCATCGATGATATTTAGCATTGTGATTTACTTTGTATTCGTGTCATTGAAGTATGATCAGACGATTCAGGCGACTTCTGACACATCCCCAAAAATCAACTCCGTATTTAGCGGGGCGGCCGTCGTTTTAATCATTTTCGTAGCTGTTTTTATTTGGTATTCCAATTCCTTCTTTACACGGAAACGTAAAAAAGAAGTTGGACTGTACTCTCTACTCGGTGTACGTAAGAAGCAAATAGGTCGCATGCTTTTTTATGAAAACTTCATCATGGGATGTTTGGCTCTTATTGTGGGAATTCTGTTGGGTTCTGTATTGTCGAAGTTTTTTGTGGTGATTTTAATGAAGATCATGGGTTATGATGCCATTGCGAATTTCACCATTTCATTAGAAGCGATCATGAACACGATTATTGTATTTACTATTATTACGCTCATTACATCGTTTCAAGGATATCGATTAATTTACCGTTTTAAATTAATTGAACTATTTCATGCAGATAAAGAAGGTGACCAAGAACCAAAAACCTCTTTTATCATAGCTCTGCTATCCATTATATTAATCGGAATCGGTTATTGGCTCGCGTTACAGAACGCGCTAGATTCAGAGATATGGAGAACAATGGGGTTCATGGTTACTCCGCTCGTCATTTTAATTACAGTGATACTAGGTACGTATCTCTTATTTAGTAGTTTAACTGTTTATTTATTAAAGGTTTCAAGAAAGAATAAAAAGAAATATTGGAACGGAATTAACTTAATCGGGACATCTCAGCTTCTATTTAGGATCAAAGGTAATGCACGTACACTGACAATTATCGCAGTGTTAAGTGCAACGACATTAACAGCCGTTGGAACAGCTTATAGTTTGTATTACAACAACAGAAGTAATGTGGAGATGGCTGACCCGAGCAGCATAATGTTTATTGCGGGAGATAACAACGTAGCAAACAAAGTAAATGATATGATTTCAAACAGTAAAAACCATGACATGATCTATCATGAGGCGATTTCGACACTTCAAATAGAGGCAGACGTAACCAATCTAGATAGTAAATTCTATATTGATGAAATGATCTATACTGTGGTTTCAAACCGTGATTTTAATAAAATAGCTAAAGTGCAAGGAAGAAATGATGTGCTTTCACTAAAAGCAAATGAAGCAGCAGTATTAGATGCCGCGTACACGAAAGGGATGTCGCCTGAGTATGTCGGTTCAACGATTTCTGTAAAGGTAAATGACCGTGATGAGAATATTACATTTAAGAATTTGAAGAAGTATAATATCCTCAATCATTACACTGCAGGTACTGCTATTGTTGTCAGTGATGAGTTGTTTTCGGGTTTAGAAAAAGAAATAAAACGAGAAAATATGGACTTGTATAAAATCACAAATGAAGATGATGCTGAGCAATTAACAAAAGACATTCGAGCGATTATGCCGGATAAAGCAAGGCTTTCTAGCTTCTATGCAGATTATGCTGCCGGTTTAGAATCAACAGGCTTAATGATTTTCATGGGCGGGTTTTTAGGGTTAGTATTCCTTACTGCTACAGGAAGCATTATCTACTTCAAACAATTAACAGAAGCGAACTCAGATAAAGAGCGTTATGAAATTTTACACAAAATCGGTGTGAATAAAAAGGAAGTACGATTAGCTATTGCCAAACAAATGTTATTCATCTTTGGTTTGCCTTTGCTTGCAGGAATAGCCCATTGTGCAGTGGCACTAACCGCTTTATCGAGATTGTTACAAATCAGCTTAGTTATTCCAGTGATGATCTGTATGGGAGTGTACACATGTATTTACATCGTGTATTACTTTGTAACAGTAAATGCTTACTACAAAACAGTGACGAAAACAAAATAG
- a CDS encoding response regulator transcription factor, protein MSLKNTKVLIIDDEEDILRILKTVLTKEGIDNIYTSTTVSDGFIQFQQKKPDIVLLDIMLPDGEGYDVCKQIRSISNVPILFLSAKTEEIDKILGFAIGGDDYIVKPFSPKEVAYRVKAQLRRADYIQADKEEDTLLKAGPFELNEQRAELKKNGENIELRPKELGLISYLLKNANRIISKESLCDHVWGEDFIGFDNTVMVHIRRLREKIEEQPSNPQYLITVKGLGYKLVIRDE, encoded by the coding sequence ATGTCACTAAAAAATACTAAGGTATTAATTATAGATGATGAAGAAGACATTTTAAGAATTTTAAAAACAGTTTTAACAAAAGAAGGAATAGATAATATCTATACTTCAACAACAGTGAGTGACGGATTTATACAATTCCAGCAAAAAAAGCCTGATATTGTGTTGCTGGATATTATGCTGCCTGATGGAGAAGGTTATGACGTTTGTAAACAAATCAGAAGTATCTCTAACGTACCCATTCTGTTCTTATCCGCAAAAACAGAGGAAATTGACAAAATTTTAGGATTTGCTATTGGTGGTGATGACTATATTGTAAAGCCATTTAGCCCCAAAGAAGTGGCTTATCGTGTAAAAGCACAATTACGTAGAGCTGATTATATCCAGGCTGATAAGGAAGAAGACACTCTATTGAAAGCAGGTCCCTTCGAATTAAATGAACAAAGGGCAGAATTAAAAAAGAATGGTGAAAACATTGAACTAAGGCCAAAAGAACTTGGCTTGATATCGTATCTTCTTAAGAACGCGAATCGAATTATTAGCAAAGAAAGCCTCTGCGACCATGTGTGGGGGGAAGATTTTATAGGCTTTGATAATACGGTTATGGTACACATTCGGAGATTAAGGGAGAAAATTGAGGAACAGCCTTCAAACCCTCAATATCTAATTACAGTAAAAGGCTTAGGATATAAACTTGTTATAAGGGACGAATAA
- a CDS encoding ABC transporter ATP-binding protein — MKPILQAINVQKAFGVKGNVYKALEDINLEIQEGEFVGIMGPSGAGKSTLLNILSTIDMPSSGDIIIDDQNIIQMTEAQLSDFRRNKLGFIFQDYNLLDTLTVKENIVLPLALSKVPAKEIEERVNVVADTFGIREILNKYPYHISGGQKQRTAASRAIVANPSLILADEPTGALDSKSATNLLESLSTLNENNKSTIMMVTHDVYAASFCKRVLFIKDGSLFTEIHKGQMLRKEFFRKILDILASLGGGDHDVI, encoded by the coding sequence ATGAAACCAATTTTACAAGCGATAAATGTGCAAAAAGCATTTGGTGTCAAAGGCAATGTATACAAAGCGTTGGAAGATATTAATTTAGAGATTCAAGAAGGTGAATTTGTTGGGATCATGGGCCCATCGGGTGCCGGAAAATCAACATTACTCAATATTTTATCAACCATTGATATGCCCTCATCAGGCGATATCATTATCGATGATCAGAATATTATCCAAATGACAGAGGCGCAATTGTCAGATTTCCGCCGCAACAAGCTGGGCTTTATTTTCCAAGATTACAACTTACTTGATACGTTAACAGTAAAAGAAAACATTGTGCTTCCGCTTGCCTTGTCCAAGGTACCTGCAAAGGAAATCGAGGAACGCGTCAATGTAGTGGCTGATACATTTGGGATTCGGGAAATTCTAAATAAATATCCCTACCATATATCAGGTGGTCAAAAACAACGAACAGCAGCTTCTCGTGCGATTGTTGCAAATCCAAGCTTAATTCTAGCTGATGAGCCGACAGGTGCACTGGATTCGAAATCTGCTACAAATTTACTCGAAAGTTTAAGCACATTAAACGAAAATAACAAATCAACCATTATGATGGTAACTCACGATGTATATGCAGCAAGCTTCTGTAAACGAGTGCTATTCATTAAAGATGGCAGCCTTTTTACAGAAATTCATAAAGGACAGATGCTACGCAAGGAGTTCTTTCGCAAAATATTAGATATCCTCGCTTCGCTCGGAGGTGGAGATCATGACGTTATTTAG
- a CDS encoding sensor histidine kinase, whose product MKWWLTGRYLLSVVLVVILVLIINIVIVLGLLVAQAVSQKPSFQTREISAEAFTTGFRHYIAMANNQVTITEKGKKELEANKAWIQILDENGKEIYGYRLPEEIKKKYTPLEAIQMYKYKEIDGQTTVFVSGKEMNQKNYSFFIGIEDPNIGKYVLSYDYRNIFHMFKVGSLIFIIIDGFIALLIGYLFSKRLTKPLNSLIDGIKRLANKEYNINYEPKGIYKEVFYNVNYLSNELRVSENERKKLDKMKEEWISNISHDIKTPLASILGYAEMMKDAEYQFSIEEMMEYAEIIESKSLYMNEVIEDLNLSTRLKNKELSLNKKTVNMVTLLRNMVIDILNDAKYSDRHIEFQCDQETIAIDVDEIFIRRAISNLIYNAIVHNDSNVNIVVRIEKKEQIHIIIQDDGKGIQKKELERIFDRYYRGTNTGELHKGSGLGMAIANDVIRVHNGEIKINSIVGYGTTIEIVL is encoded by the coding sequence ATGAAATGGTGGTTAACTGGAAGATATTTATTATCCGTTGTGTTGGTAGTCATACTAGTGCTTATTATAAATATTGTGATTGTATTGGGTTTGCTCGTCGCCCAGGCTGTATCTCAGAAGCCTTCTTTTCAAACTAGAGAGATATCTGCAGAAGCATTTACGACAGGGTTCCGTCATTATATAGCGATGGCTAATAATCAGGTGACAATCACCGAAAAAGGAAAAAAAGAGCTTGAAGCCAATAAGGCCTGGATACAAATATTAGACGAAAACGGCAAGGAAATATACGGTTATAGATTGCCAGAAGAGATAAAGAAAAAATATACGCCATTAGAAGCGATTCAAATGTACAAATATAAGGAAATTGATGGACAAACCACCGTTTTTGTAAGTGGAAAAGAAATGAATCAAAAAAACTACAGTTTTTTTATTGGAATTGAAGATCCTAATATCGGTAAATATGTCTTGTCATATGATTATCGGAACATCTTCCATATGTTCAAAGTAGGCAGCCTCATTTTTATAATTATTGATGGATTTATTGCTTTATTGATCGGATATTTATTCAGTAAAAGGCTTACCAAGCCATTAAACTCGTTGATTGACGGGATCAAAAGGTTGGCCAATAAAGAATACAATATAAATTATGAACCTAAAGGAATCTACAAAGAAGTTTTTTACAATGTTAATTATTTGTCAAATGAGCTAAGAGTGAGCGAAAATGAGCGAAAAAAACTGGATAAAATGAAGGAAGAGTGGATTTCGAATATCTCTCATGATATTAAAACGCCGTTAGCTTCCATCTTAGGTTATGCCGAAATGATGAAAGATGCAGAATATCAATTTTCAATAGAAGAAATGATGGAATATGCTGAAATCATTGAGAGTAAATCACTATATATGAATGAGGTTATCGAGGATTTAAACTTATCTACAAGATTGAAAAACAAAGAATTGTCTTTAAATAAAAAGACGGTTAATATGGTGACTCTTCTGCGGAATATGGTGATTGATATTTTGAATGACGCCAAGTATTCCGATAGACACATTGAATTTCAGTGTGATCAAGAAACGATTGCAATAGATGTTGATGAGATCTTCATTCGGAGAGCAATAAGTAATCTGATCTATAACGCGATTGTTCATAATGATAGCAATGTAAATATTGTTGTCCGTATTGAAAAGAAGGAACAGATACACATCATCATTCAAGATGATGGAAAAGGCATACAGAAAAAAGAGTTGGAAAGAATTTTTGATCGGTATTATCGGGGAACAAACACCGGGGAGTTACATAAAGGCTCCGGTCTTGGTATGGCTATTGCAAATGATGTTATTCGGGTACACAATGGAGAAATTAAAATCAACAGTATAGTGGGTTACGGAACAACGATTGAAATCGTATTATAA